In Pectinophora gossypiella chromosome 17, ilPecGoss1.1, whole genome shotgun sequence, one DNA window encodes the following:
- the LOC126374442 gene encoding transcription factor JunD: protein MVRHSGHGMETTFYDEQYPASGPVDNLKRSLTLDLEFGRGGKRARLGAAPVLSSPDLQLLKLGSPELEKLIIQNGMITTATPTPGAPVLFPAAAPTEEQEMYARPFVEALDMLHSGRGEPAPRRVYADLDRPLERFPTPVVKDEPQTVPSAASSPPLSPIDMDTQERIKLERKRQRNRVAASKCRRRKLERISKLEEKVKVLKGENLELAQMVVKLKEHVHRLKQQVLEHANSGCHIDSTF, encoded by the coding sequence ATGGTGCGGCACTCCGGCCACGGAATGGAGACCACTTTCTACGACGAGCAGTACCCTGCCAGCGGCCCCGTCGACAACCTGAAGCGGTCGCTCACCCTGGACCTGGAGTTCGGGCGCGGCGGCAAGCGCGCGCGGCTGGGCGCGGCGCCGGTGCTGTCGTCGCCGGACTTACAGCTGCTGAAGCTGGGCTCGCCCGAGCTAGAGAAGCTCATCATCCAGAACGGCATGATCACCACCGCTACGCCGACGCCGGGCGCGCCCGTGCTGTTCCCGGCTGCGGCGCCCACAGAGGAGCAGGAGATGTACGCCCGCCCATTCGTGGAGGCGCTGGACATGCTGCACTCGGGCCGCGGcgagcccgcgccgcgccgcgtctACGCTGACCTGGACCGCCCGCTGGAGCGCTTCCCCACGCCCGTCGTCAAGGACGAGCCGCAGACGGTGCCCAGCGCGGCCAGCTCGCCGCCGCTCTCGCCCATCGACATGGACACGCAGGAGCGGATCAAGCTGGAGCGCAAGCGGCAGAGGAACCGAGTGGCCGCGTCCAAGTGCCGGCGGCGTAAACTAGAGCGCATCTCTAAGCTTGAGGAGAAGGTGAAGGTGCTGAAGGGAGAGAACTTGGAACTGGCGCAGATGGTGGTGAAGCTGAAGGAGCATGTGCACCGGCTGAAGCAGCAGGTGCTGGAGCACGCCAACAGCGGCTGCCACATCGACTCCACCTTCTGA